Genomic segment of Bdellovibrio bacteriovorus:
TGACCATTCTTAAGACCTTGAGTCAAATTCATTTCAGGAGTTCGAAATGCTTCAGGTCCTAGGGAAAATCGCTGGTTCCATTCTGCGCAGTCTTTTTATTTCCATCGTGATGTTCGTTATCGTTTTTTCCGTCATCACTGGAGAATTCCCACCTAACTTCAAGCGCGTGACAAATACATTTAAGAACTTGCAGCAGATGACTCAGCTTAGCCGTCAGATCCAAGAACAGCAGAAGGCGTTGAAGGATCAGTACGCGGTTCACGGTGAGGTCGACGACAGCGATGTTGAGGCTTTACAGGAGCTCAACTTAAAAAGAGCCGAGTTGGGCGCGGGACTTTTACAAGCAGAAAATCCCGCTTCGGATAATAAGGAAACAAATGAATTGAAACAGAAAGTGAAAGAGCTAGAGACTCAGCTGTTCCGACTGCAACAACGAGTTAGTCAGCTTGAAAGTAAATCAAAGTAGGGGCTATGAATTTAATCTTCCGTCTTTTGCACGTATTGTTGTTTTCAAGATTTCGTAAATCCGTTGGTGTTATGGATGAATGCGCGACTCCTTTCCGCGTCTGGCCGACTGATCTTGACGTTCTTATGCATATGAACAACGGCGTCTACTTGTCTTTGCAAGATCTTGCGCGCGTCGATTACATGATTCGCGCCGGTGCAGCCAAAAAGATTTCTGAAAACGGCTGGTACCCGGTGGTGGCTTCTGAAATGATTCGATTCCGGCGTTCTTTGCAGGTGTTTCAAAAGTTTGAATTGCGCACAAAATTGATAGCGTGGGATGAAAAATACCTTTATTTGGAACACAAGTTCACGAGCCGTGGTGAAGTCATGGCAATTGGAATGATTCGCGCGCGTTTTTTAAGTAAAAAGGGTGGTTTGGTATCGCCCCAAGATCTTTTAAAAGTATTGGATTTAGATCTTCAATCCCCTCCGATGCCTGCTCATCTTCAATCCTGGTTGAGCGCAGATCAGGATCATTCGAAGTCTTTGGGTTTGTAAGTGAAAAATTGCAGGACTAACGTCGGGCCTCTGTCACAACCCTAAGTCCTGTATCAAGGTAGGGCACTTGCCGCCTTGTATATAATTTTCAACAATGATTCTGTGACACTAGAAATATCAAAACTGAAAAATATCAAGATGTTGGTCCTCGATGTGGATGGCGTCTTAACGGACACTCGCATGTGGTTTGACGGCAAAGAATGGCGTCGCTTTTATTCCGTTCGTGATGGTGTAGGCATTAAACGCATCATGGAAGCGGGTTACAAAGTTGCCGTGATTACTGGCAGTAAAGCCGAAGACATTCGCGCGCGCGTGAAATCTTTGGGAATACACTTCCTCTTTGAAGGGGCTCTCGACAAAGAACCTTCTTTCTTACAGCTGCAAAAGGAATC
This window contains:
- a CDS encoding thioesterase family protein — protein: MNLIFRLLHVLLFSRFRKSVGVMDECATPFRVWPTDLDVLMHMNNGVYLSLQDLARVDYMIRAGAAKKISENGWYPVVASEMIRFRRSLQVFQKFELRTKLIAWDEKYLYLEHKFTSRGEVMAIGMIRARFLSKKGGLVSPQDLLKVLDLDLQSPPMPAHLQSWLSADQDHSKSLGL
- a CDS encoding KdsC family phosphatase; its protein translation is MTLEISKLKNIKMLVLDVDGVLTDTRMWFDGKEWRRFYSVRDGVGIKRIMEAGYKVAVITGSKAEDIRARVKSLGIHFLFEGALDKEPSFLQLQKESGIRPDEMAYVGDDIFDIPLLQAVAFGATVPEAVEEVLEIADYVTGRPGGCGAVREVCDYIYKYGAFSSR